From Drosophila nasuta strain 15112-1781.00 chromosome X, ASM2355853v1, whole genome shotgun sequence, one genomic window encodes:
- the LOC132796344 gene encoding uncharacterized protein LOC132796344, with the protein MSKRSAPNATTPQKTKKKKTCDVQKPMTNLIVKQRKPPSLALIMKQAANAAEEQENRRIERELNCRPELAMLFNWNRDDVERTTTMEIVAQLPKEADNKPRLNLLCKSSAKNASILEVSKEGPKKPRWRW; encoded by the exons ATGTCGAAACGATCGGCACCGAATGCAACTACACCacaaaaaacgaagaaaaaaaaaacttgtgaTGTGCAAAAGCCAATGACAAAC TTGATAGTCAAACAAAGAAAACCGCCAAGTCTGGCATTGATCATGAAACAAGCTGCAAATGCTGCTGAGGAACAGGAGAATCGTCGCATCGAAAGAGAGCTCAATTGCAGGCCCGAGCTCGCAATGCTTTTTAACTGGAATCGAGATGATGTTGAACGAACAACAACTATGGAAATTGTTGCACAATTGCCCAAAGAAGCTGACAACAAGCCGCGTTTAAACT tgtTGTGTAAAAGTTCTGCAAAGAATGCCTCAATTCTGGAGGTCTCAAAGGAGGGGCCGAAAAAGCCGCGATGGCGTTGGTAG